One genomic segment of Ricinus communis isolate WT05 ecotype wild-type chromosome 3, ASM1957865v1, whole genome shotgun sequence includes these proteins:
- the LOC8277900 gene encoding xyloglucan endotransglucosylase/hydrolase protein 24 — MASSSFYLTIRVMILVIFILGMGCFGSASAGNFLQEFDVTWGNGRGKVLENGQLLTLALDKASGSGFQSKKEYLFGKIDMQLKLVPGNSAGTVTAYYMKSSGYTWDEIDFEFLGNLSGDPYTVHTNVYSNGKGDREQQFRLWFNPTTDFHTYSILWNPHCIVFSIDGTPIREFKNMESIGVPFPKRQAMRIYSSLWNAEEWATRGGLIKTDWTQAPFTASYRNFKAEACTWSFGKHFCSPNYAWLRQQLDATSLRRLKWVQKNYMIYNYCTDTKRFSHGFPPECYHSS; from the exons AtggcttcttcttccttttacCTAACAATTAGAGTTATGATTCTAGTAATCTTCATTCTGGGGATGGGCTGTTTTGGTTCGGCTTCTGCTGGAAACTTCCTCCAGGAGTTTGATGTCACTTGGGGAAATGGTCGAGGGAAGGTACTTGAAAATGGTCAGCTTCTTACTCTTGCTCTTGATAAAGCTTCAGGCTCAGGCTTTCAATCGAAGAAGGAGTATCTGTTTGGGAAGATTGATATGCAGCTCAAGCTTGTTCCTGGCAACTCCGCCGGCACTGTCACCGCTTATTAT ATGAAGTCATCTGGATACACATGGGATGAGATAGACTTCGAATTCTTGGGGAACTTGAGTGGTGATCCTTACACCGTTCATACAAATGTGTATAGCAATGGCAAGGGTGACAGGGAGCAACAGTTTCGCCTATGGTTCAACCCTACTACAGATTTTCACACTTACTCCATTCTCTGGAATCCACACTGCATTGT ATTCTCAATAGATGGTACGCCCATAAGAGAATTTAAGAACATGGAGTCAATTGGTGTTCCCTTCCCAAAAAGGCAGGCAATGAGGATATACTCAAGCCTATGGAATGCAGAAGAGTGGGCGACAAGGGGTGGTCTTATAAAGACTGATTGGACTCAAGCTCCATTCACTGCCTCCTATAGGAACTTCAAAGCTGAGGCTTGCACTTGGTCTTTTGGCAAGCATTTTTGTTCTCCAAATTATGCTTGGCTAAGACAACAATTGGATGCAACTAGTCTAAGAAGGCTCAAATGGGTGCAGAAAAATTACATGATTTACAATTACTGCACTGACACTAAGCGATTTTCCCATGGCTTCCCTCCAGAATGTTATCACTCATCATAG
- the LOC8277899 gene encoding putative receptor protein kinase ZmPK1 — translation MATVLMLLIFSLIKSPSVSSSTFHSTLMEGSSISVENPDHVLVSPDATFAAGFYPVGDNAFSFAIWFNDPSCFNSCTVVWMANRDVPVNGRSSKLSLHRNGNLILTDACQPDIIWSTKTFPLSPSFLQLHDSGNLRLITTRGGTILWQSFDSPTDTLLPHQPLTRDSLLVSSRSLTNFFSGFYKLSFDDDNVLRLVYDGVKVSSSFWPDHWLLSREAGRTSYNSSRTAVLDSFGNFTSSDNFTLFSADHGPPLQRRLTLDFDGNLRLYSRKDERAPWIISGQVISQPCKIHGTCGPNSLCDYVPSFGRKCSCLPGYKMKDHADWSLGCKLEVDSSYAENEATFLRFPQVEMYGYDFGFYINYTLDMCKKVCLERYDCKGFEHKFIFQNHPENIPYCFPKTQLLNGYRSPNFRGELYLKVPKTSHSKNLSAKDFDLDCPAGAVKQIDRRNQQKTDAAAQDYLLTTTDFKRFTYTELKKATRNFNEEIGRGGAGVVYKGLLDDQRLAAIKRLNDATSQGEAEFLAEVSTVGKLNHMNLIEMLGYCAEGKHRLLVYEYMEKGSLAENLSSKELDWDKRFKIAVGTAKGLAYLHEECLEWVLHCDVKPENILLDGDYQPKVSDFGLSRLISRGELHNSSFSRVRGTRGYMAPEWILNQPITSKVDVYSYGMVVLEMLTGKGSKENKRLAQWVEKNWNGASASTCWVKERTDAIMGMDIDEKKIETLIEVALKCVEECKDDRPSMSQVVKMILQYEDDY, via the exons ATGGCTACTGTTTTGATGTTGCTTATTTTCTCTCTGATTAAATCTCCTTCAGTTTCTTCTTCAACATTTCATAGTACTTTAATGGAAGGCTCCTCTATCTCTGTAGAGAACCCAGACCATGTTTTGGTTTCCCCTGATGCCACTTTTGCTGCTGGCTTTTACCCAGTTGGCGATAATGCTTTTTCCTTTGCTATATGGTTCAATGATCCTTCTTGTTTTAATAGTTGCACGGTAGTATGGATGGCGAACCGGGATGTACCTGTCAATGGAAGAAGCTCGAAACTATCTCTGCATAGAAATGGGAATCTTATACTGACTGATGCTTGCCAACCCGATATTATTTGGTCTACCAAAACTTTCCCGCTCTCTCCATCTTTTTTGCAGCTTCATGATAGTGGTAATCTTCGTCTGATTACTACAAGAGGGGGCACCATTTTATGGCAAAGCTTTGATTCACCTACAGATACCCTTCTTCCTCATCAACCACTTACAAGAGACTCACTTCTTGTTTCTTCAAGAAGCTTGACAAACTTTTTTTCTGGTTTTTATAAGTTGTCTTTCGATGATGATAATGTTCTCCGTCTTGTTTATGATGGTGTTAAAGTTTCAAGTTCCTTCTGGCCAGATCATTGGCTTCTCAGCCGAGAAGCTGGGAGAACCTCGTACAATAGCAGTAGAACTGCTGTACTTGATTCATTTGGAAACTTTACTTCATCAGATAATTTCACTCTTTTCTCTGCTGATCATGGACCGCCACTTCAGCGAAGATTAACTCTTGATTTTGATGGTAATTTGCGATTGTACAGCCGCAAAGATGAGAGAGCGCCTTGGATAATTTCAGGGCAAGTTATTTCTCAACCATGCAAGATTCATGGAACTTGTGGTCCTAATAGTCTTTGTGATTATGTTCCTAGCTTTGGAAGAAAATGTTCTTGCCTTCCAGGATATAAAATGAAAGATCATGCTGATTGGTCTTTAGGCTGCAAACTAGAAGTTGACAGTTCTTATGCTGAAAATGAAGCAACTTTCCTTCGATTCCCTCAAGTTGAAATGTATGGCTATGATTTTGGCTTCTACATCAATTACACTCTCGATATGTGCAAGAAAGTTTGCCTGGAAAGATATGATTGCAAAGGGTTTGAACACAAATTCATCTTCCAGAATCACCCTGAAAATATTCCTTATTGCTTTCCCAAGACGCAATTGCTAAATGGCTATCGTTCTCCAAATTTTCGAGGAGAGCTGTATTTGAAAGTACCAAAAACCAGTCATTCGAAGAACTTGTCAGCTAAAGACTTCGATCTAGATTGTCCTGCTGGAGCTGTAAAGCAAATTGACAGAAG AAACCAGCAGAAAACAGACGCAGCTGCCCAAGATTACCTTCTTACTACTACtgattttaaaagatttacctaCACTGAGCTAAAGAAAGCAACAAGAAATTTCAATGAAGAAATCGGACGAGGAGGAGCTGGAGTAGTGTATAAGGGCTTACTAGATGACCAACGACTTGCAGCTATCAAAAGACTAAATGATGCTACTAGCCAAGGAGAAGCTGAATTTCTAGCAGAAGTTAGCACTGTTGGGAAGCTTAATCACATGAACTTGATAGAGATGTTGGGATACTGTGCAGAAGGTAAGCACAGGCTTTTAGTCTACGAGTATATGGAGAAGGGATCACTAGCTGAAAATCTCTCTTCCAAGGAACTGGATTGGGATAAGAGGTTTAAAATTGCAGTTGGCACTGCTAAGGGTCTAGCTTACTTGCACGAAGAATGCTTAGAGTGGGTTCTGCACTGCGATGTAAAGCCAGAAAACATACTCTTGGATGGTGATTACCAGCCAAAAGTTTCAGATTTCGGACTCTCCCGGCTAATAAGCAGAGGCGAACTTCACAATTCAAGCTTCTCaagagtaagaggaacaagaggGTATATGGCTCCTGAGTGGATACTCAATCAGCCCATTACCTCGAAGGTAGATGTCTACAGCTATGGAATGGTTGTGTTGGAAATGCTGACTGGAAAGGGCTCAAAGGAGAATAAAAGATTGGCCCAATGGGTGGAGAAGAATTGGAATGGAGCTTCTGCAAGCACATGTTGGGTTAAAGAGAGAACTGATGCAATCATGGGAATGGACatagatgaaaagaaaatcgaGACACTCATTGAAGTGGCATTGAAGTGCGTGGAGGAATGCAAAGACGATAGACCCTCCATGAGCCAAGTGGTTAAGATGATTCTACAGTATGAAGATGATTATTAG